tacaatatatcccAAATCAGatcatcgattatatataagagaTTAAAGTAAAGTACTTTATcttgataagaaaaatagcCTAATTACAAGTATACTTGTAATTTGCCAAATGCACAAGAATTTACCGTCTATTCTACACAATATGCTCTAATTGCATAGGtgcattaaatgtttttacacATATGTAattacacatatatgtataaaatgtttgagataattgtattatgaaaaatatacagcTTATACtatgaaaaacaaaagtttctcatggaaattaaataaatcgtttaaagaattaaaaagatatcatGATCTTTGTATAGATCatgaattacaattatagTAAATGTACACGATTAATTATACATGAAAAATGTCAAATTGCTgataatagagaaatatacaagttacaaaatataaagttgTTCGATTgttggtaaatattttaactgttATTTAATGCAATGAATTTactaacatttaatttaattttatatattcttttccttcattattatatcaatttttattatttattgatttaatgaaaaatatatatacaatatatatatatatacacataatattaatgattattttcaaattatctttttataattaattcattgaaaAGATGCAGTAAAAATACAatgtattagaattttttatattaatgttcatCATAAACACTATAaacattacattaaaatatacattgaatGAAAcgtagaatgaaaataatacgcattttatacattttaatgcTACTTGATGCAGATTTAGttgtattaatttgaattatattatttttgtttaataaaatgcatatatttataatattataatattcattattatcacataaatttataaaattccatatttttatctttttatgatttttagatcatcaaattatataatacaatttatataatataataaaaagttatacttACAAgttaaataaactataaaattgattgcgaaaaaattaattaaaacttatatatttattattactttattatatttttttccattgtttCTAAAACATTAACGTTGATTTTGTTTATAGATTCGTTTAAAGattctttttgattaaatgtatcactatctttttcaatattatcaatttcagTTGATTTTTCGATATCTTTACAATCGTCCATCTCTATCGAGTTTGAcgatatcgaattaattttaattaattttataatagcatCCTTTTCACttgtttctattaatatttgcaatgCTTTTCGAAAGTGATCTATCAAACGcgttaattcaaatatagtgATATTTTTACTAACATTTAATGATTCATCAAatggattataaatatacagcgGTGATGAATCTTTTTTCACTCGAGGTTTTCCTTCCTTTATACAAATTGCttgcattttaaaatcaaaaatactgtaatattcgaaaaatccatataaaagattatgtaaagaatcattattataatttatagaatttttccaatcatTACTCCAACTTCTTCTTGAATtttctgtaaatataaaatttaataatattataatatatattattattataaaatttttttaatatttatacttacttatgtgatattttattacttttaaagaaggtaatatattttttatttgtaaataaaataaaattaacaaagtaagagaaaaattcgtgATCCATTGTCCTGAAATATCCTTTGTTATATTCGTATTTCTTGCCCATTTACGAATAGTGCAAATAAGTGGTTTAACACGCCAATCCAATTCTCCATATGTATATAACAATTCAGACATATGTAATGCAatcctgtatatatatatatatatatatatatgttcaaaagttattatacatacaagttattatatatattatacattttataaagataagaaatatttattacatacacATTTGTACTACTGAGATCACAATGCATATTTGtagtttgattaaaaaatttaattataggaACTCGTgcttcaagaattttttttatattgtcaaTACCaggaatacaaattttcattattgtgCTTATTGCATCCAAGAATTCTTTTTGTTCATTCCTGTCTGCAAGATGGAGAGGTTGTgacatatagaaaaattttcttgtagactgaaagaaatttcaatttctataaaattaaaacaagattaaatcattataataaaattatatgtttatatttacactatttataatattagatatgtcggttttacataataaatcaaGATCACATCCTATTTGACCAAAACCATTAACAGAAGATCCAAATGGTATGACAGATACATTCATAAATAatctagataaataataagaaatttgttcAGCAGTAAAAAATCTCAATCTTATATCTAAGTctgtaattttcaataaatggtGAAGAATAATCATTTGTTCCGATatctaaaaacattaattaattaaattatatatatatatatatattatatgtaattcttaatacatattattatatataatttataattagttttatatattatattacagtatttttatttttcaatgattcttTGATTTGATCGAAATTAGGAGGTTTAAACATTATTGACTTTTTTGTCATTGGCTTATTATAACTTGAATTTCTaactttatacaaaaataatggtGTAACAGAATGagcatttgaatttattttacatgaagccatgtttctaaaaatttccacATCTTTTTCTGTCATTAATTCCATTAATACAaaacactaaaaaaaaatataatacatataattattcatatatatgtttaatttaattatattttattgtaatcttTAAATcaacaaacataaaataaaaatcacaaaagaTACTTACTCTATTAGTttctgtattataaaataatatttttttaatattcacatgttttaaacaatatttttccatatcataaatataattttctggtACCCCTATTAAAACAGATTTTTTTGCTTGAGTTTGTCTAAATTTAAGCATATCTCCAAACGTTATATTTTCACCtacaaaattgtttatttttaatttacttttgaaTTTGTAACACATTTAACACATTAACATTTAaacagtattttttataataatattaataacacttattatttaatatatatttaaataatatatatttaaattatttaattaaaaaagattagttattctatttgatattttaaattatttataatcttttattgtaTGACATATATctgttaattgtattatatattcaatgttaaagtttcaattaaataatattaataaattaataaaagtaaataaataaaacataagtAAAATTCTAACctataataaacttaatagattatagattatatgattataagtcattaaaataaaaattaaaaaaattatattaataaattaattatggaataaaaaacataaacttAAGagcgaaaaaatgaaaaaaaatttattattgaaagtgTAATCATTTATCTAAATGAGGTTATGaatcagaaatataattttttaaaactgattttaataaaaagcatACCATACTTAACATTTGTTtgacttttaatattatattctgttttacatctttttatgtttactatacatttacaataaaatgtatttaatacaaatccaaaatttatattaactcGATGTATAAGCGccattttcatatatactcTAGCGTCAAGCACGTGGAATTTGATCTGGACACATACATACTTACAATCGATAAAGTAAGTATTTAcacttgtttatatatttttggatcgATACAATAGTAATCacactattatataattaaaaataggcaaaatattaactattaatttatttaataaattttgtttaaaatttaattatttgcaatcaagtgaaatatacaattactcatttgaattatcaatatgaatataatttcgtataattaatatatataatgtatatatatatatattatttattataaaataatatcaaaaagttcaattaattttaattcatttttaaacttgttaaaaactcataaatttgatatttttttgaaaaattatatattataaaaaatattaaaatttatatgaatataatcaagatctattatatacattattttataatattaaaaatttgtataacatatagaagaatattacattgtattttaaacttgaaaaaatttttaaattcttctacaTCCCTTGAAAGGAACGCAGTATAGTATCTAAGCCAGGCGATGACGTAAGCGCAGACTATCTTTCTCATTTCGATACATGCaaacattttttctctttaataaatatcttattaccagttccaaaaaatattaattttgtatcgtaattttccaaatttaaagaaattcttaaaaataaaaaaaaaagaatttaaaaatctatcgtgaattttttaggatatatatatttatattatcgattaaaaaattttaaaatataaatacgaaaaaaagaaaatatcataaaaatagaattaaaaatatttttacattaaaaacgaaatttcaatcgaataataagaaataagcaTCAcacaagttatttttatacttaaaatttcaattgtaaaaTGGTTAAATTCGTTATTCAATGATCAAGAAACAAAGACAAACGCTTAGTGTGCACTAGTGTCGCACTCTATCGGTCGATTGTTCAAATATTCTAGATCGCTACAAGTTCTTTTTCTCTGTTTCATCTGTA
This region of Apis mellifera strain DH4 linkage group LG14, Amel_HAv3.1, whole genome shotgun sequence genomic DNA includes:
- the LOC551561 gene encoding poly(A) RNA polymerase, mitochondrial isoform X2 yields the protein MLKFRQTQAKKSVLIGVPENYIYDMEKYCLKHVNIKKILFYNTETNRCFVLMELMTEKDVEIFRNMASCKINSNAHSVTPLFLYKVRNSSYNKPMTKKSIMFKPPNFDQIKESLKNKNTISEQMIILHHLLKITDLDIRLRFFTAEQISYYLSRLFMNVSVIPFGSSVNGFGQIGCDLDLLCKTDISNIINSSTRKFFYMSQPLHLADRNEQKEFLDAISTIMKICIPGIDNIKKILEARVPIIKFFNQTTNMHCDLSSTNVIALHMSELLYTYGELDWRVKPLICTIRKWARNTNITKDISGQWITNFSLTLLILFYLQIKNILPSLKVIKYHIKNSRRSWSNDWKNSINYNNDSLHNLLYGFFEYYSIFDFKMQAICIKEGKPRVKKDSSPLYIYNPFDESLNVSKNITIFELTRLIDHFRKALQILIETSEKDAIIKLIKINSISSNSIEMDDCKDIEKSTEIDNIEKDSDTFNQKESLNESINKINVNVLETMEKNIIK
- the LOC551561 gene encoding poly(A) RNA polymerase, mitochondrial isoform X1; the encoded protein is MKMALIHRVNINFGFVLNTFYCKCIVNIKRCKTEYNIKSQTNVKYGENITFGDMLKFRQTQAKKSVLIGVPENYIYDMEKYCLKHVNIKKILFYNTETNRCFVLMELMTEKDVEIFRNMASCKINSNAHSVTPLFLYKVRNSSYNKPMTKKSIMFKPPNFDQIKESLKNKNTISEQMIILHHLLKITDLDIRLRFFTAEQISYYLSRLFMNVSVIPFGSSVNGFGQIGCDLDLLCKTDISNIINSSTRKFFYMSQPLHLADRNEQKEFLDAISTIMKICIPGIDNIKKILEARVPIIKFFNQTTNMHCDLSSTNVIALHMSELLYTYGELDWRVKPLICTIRKWARNTNITKDISGQWITNFSLTLLILFYLQIKNILPSLKVIKYHIKNSRRSWSNDWKNSINYNNDSLHNLLYGFFEYYSIFDFKMQAICIKEGKPRVKKDSSPLYIYNPFDESLNVSKNITIFELTRLIDHFRKALQILIETSEKDAIIKLIKINSISSNSIEMDDCKDIEKSTEIDNIEKDSDTFNQKESLNESINKINVNVLETMEKNIIK